A stretch of Lasioglossum baleicum unplaced genomic scaffold, iyLasBale1 scaffold2827, whole genome shotgun sequence DNA encodes these proteins:
- the LOC143221623 gene encoding uncharacterized protein LOC143221623 yields the protein MFRQLLDALGGNTARSGMSVGSEGRAPFKRATAISVHATNKSTKFRSKLESKPSSGGRKKRDVVASFFSPKRPANRKVKHPDRYEAKLEERHKSLFRRGQQPPTQSQQQQQQQIPLRQAPSASSLEAKNENPSVGNWGSLGKEGAKGNTKSSYNPKGPSKGSRMQELEREIDVLRKERVRLESNLREASCDTQNLHELRVELASLKEEHSLELERLTEENEALRARLRDVAHSPLSDSEKQQLLLDASRLHNSAPASIAIPQDEGSIPVTNIPQDNAQCTTPDWDKHSSSSVSEVSVACLQDRILQMEETHYSTNEELQATIQELSDLQAQLTELQADNERLTEEKDVLLESLCRQTEKLEDSRSKVDTLQGLLLREEQPQESSKGYNTEREQKLVDLLKSAQEERESLLQKQEELTSEVKSFRAAAEVSAAETERLTKCMHLLESSIETANIERKQLDVELVEARQDSANRNIEISRLATLLENARAKIEELEQSRQLENKSEADELLDAARREKDTLETQAAALQEQLARSHCDHDRLRDQYSQLQEEYKVARNNARSAIDDLEYRLNQLKNERLSVSTELQLVRDSLAELQAQCQRHLEDKRELKAALNEAQRREREAQSRQYELERALAEERKLRQEEITEWEQFQTDLLMTVRVANDFKTEAQSELERVVMENKAQRDKLRALEAQLDKLNKGSITVPQWKNSNNDTRSSYKSTNNILKRGRTIINRRHELIKSDLKPNFSKITNTCQSTKEDLKINDLTDLNSIISQKDTEFDNSDKESIKLSNKLISEKEVKLYPPFESKDNLLKSTENSKKQYFTERQSSTELDDSNAKALNIEIANLNNTNLSEYLETNEDCSKLNVQKASASEGNANANLSLLKNITGIQTVGTNSYGIKISNSQFFVPKNYIYSGMENAMDDLKFEVDPEMKKVLEKSTQINNSINTYNFEVINIKQSEYTNESGTGDSFSPDVKDKNSSVLQALKFKEEEEERKNDWFLNKERELFLNISEPRFGSEIVDSFLDIDNKQNVFNSTLKNRCFSTSLNNLNLR from the exons atcgctgtttcgcagaGGCCAACAACCGCCGACGCAgtcgcaacagcaacagcagcaacaaatCCCGCTGCGTCAGGCGCCAAGCGCCTCCTCGCTCGAGGCCAAGAACGAGAATCCATCGGTAGGCAACTGGGGCTCCCTCGGTAAGGAAGGAGCTAAAGGGAACACCAAGAGTAGTTACAATCCTAAAGGACCCAGCAAGGGGTCCAGGATGCAGGAGCTTGAACGTGAGATCGATGTGTTACGCAAGGAACGCGTACGACTAGAGTCGAATCTCCGAGAGGCATCTTGCGACACTCAAAATCTTCATGAATTACGTGTCGAGCTTGCCTCTCTCAAG GAGGAACACAGTTTGGAGCTagaacgtcttaccgaagaaaACGAAGCTCTTCGAGCAAGACTTAGAGACGTTGCACATTCACCTTTGTCAGACTCAGAGAAACAGCAATTACTTTTGGATGCTTCAAGATTACACAATTCTGCTCCAGCATCAATAGCAATTCCCCAAGATGAAGGATCTATACCTGTCACAAACATTCCTCAAGATAATGCTCAGTGTACTACTCCAGATTGGGACAAACATTCTTCTAGTTCTGTATCAGAAGTATCCGTTGCATGTCTACAGGATAGAATTTTGCAAATGGAAGAAACGCATTATTCAACAAATGAAGAGTTACAAGCAACAATACAAGAATTAAGTGATCTACAA GCACAGCTTACTGAACTACAAGCTGATAATGAAAGATTAACAGAAGAGAAAGATGTGTTATTGGAATCATTGTGTAGGCAAACAGAAAAGCTTGAAGACTCTCGTTCTAAGGTTGATACGTTACAAGGACTATTGTTAAGGGAAGAGCAGCCTCAAGAATCTTCTAAAGGATACAATACAGAACGAgaacaaaaattagtagaccttttgaaa AGTGCACAAGAAGAACGAGAATCCTTGCTACAAAAACAAGAGGAACTAACATCTGAAGTGAAAAGTTTTCGAGCAGCTGCAGAAGTTAGTGCCGCGGAGACAGAACGATTAACGAAATGCATGCACCTGTTAGAATCCTCAATAGAAACAGCAAACATCGAACGGAAGCAATTGGACGTGGAATTAGTAGAAGCCAGACAGGACAGTGCAAATCGAAATATAGAAATTAGCAGGTTAGCTACGCTATTAGAAAATGCTCGAGCAAAGATTGAAGAATTAGAACAATCGAGGCAACTGGAGAACAAAAGCGAGGCGGATGAACTTTTAGATGCTGCTAGGAGAGAAAAAGACACTTTGGAGACGCAAGCGGCAGCTCTACAAGAGCAATTAGCACGCTCGCATTGCGATCATGATCGCCTCAGAGATCAATATTCGCAACTTCAAGAAGAATATAAA GTAGCGCGCAATAATGCCAGGTCAGCTATTGATGATTTGGAATATAGGTTAAATCAGCTAAAAAACGAGAGATTGTCTGTGAGTACAGAACTACAACTTGTGAGGGATTCTCTAGCAGAATTGCAGGCACAGTGTCAGAGACATTTGGAAGATAAAAGAGAATTAAAGGCTGCATTGAATGAGGCTCAAAGAAGAGAACGTGAAGCTCAGTCACGTCAGTACGAACTAGAGCGTGCATTGGCTGAAGAACGTAAGTTGAGACAAGAAGAGATCACCGAGTGGGAACAATTTCAGACAGACCTCCTGATGACCGTTCGCGTGGCGAACGATTTTAAAACGGAGGCTCAAAGTGAGTTGGAGCGAGTTGTGATGGAAAATAAAGCACAAAGGGATAAGCTGAGAGCATTAGAAGCACAGCTCGATAAACTAAATAAAG GTAGCATCACAGTTCCTCAATGGAAGAACTCCAATAACGAtactagaagttcttacaaatctactaacaatattttgaaacgCGGTCGCACTATTATAAACAGACGGCATGAGTTGATAAAGAGTGACTTAAAAcctaacttttcaaaaataaCAAACACGTGTCAAAGTACTAAAGAAGATTTAAAGATCAACGACTTGACAGatttaaattcaataatttctcAGAAAGATACTGAATTTGATAACAGCGATAAAGAATCTATTAAATTAAgcaacaaattaatttctgaaaaGGAAGTTAAACTTTATCCTCCTTTCGAATCAAAAGATAATTTATTGAAGTCTACTGAAAATTCTAAAAAGCAATACTTTACAGAAAGACAATCTTCAACAGAATTAGATGACTCTAATGCAAAAGcattaaatattgaaattgcTAATCTTAATAATACAAACTTAAGCGAATATCTTGAGACTAACGAAGATTGTTCAAAATTGAATGTACAGAAAGCATCTGCATCAGAAGGAAATGCAAATGCAAACTTGTCCTTGTTAAAGAACATAACAGGAATACAAACTGTCGGAACAAATTCGTATGGTATTAAAATTTCTAACAGTCAATTTTTCGTtcctaaaaattatatatattctgGAATGGAGAACGCGATGGACGATTTGAAGTTTGAGGTAGACCCCGAAATGAAGAAAGTCTTGGAAAAAAGTACTCAAATAAATAActctataaatacatataattttgaagtaattaatattaaacaatcTGAATATACAAATGAGTCTGGTACAGGAGATTCATTCTCACCTGATGTCAAAGACAAAAATTCTTCTGTTTTGCAAGCTCTGAAGTTtaaggaagaggaagaagagcgTAAGAACGATTGGTTTCTGAATAAAGAACGTGAATTATTCCTAAACATAAGTGAACCTAGATTTGGCAGTGAAATTGTTGATTCCTTTTTAGATATTGATAACAAGCAAAATGTCTTCAATTCcactttgaaaaatcgatgcttCTCCACCTCGCTGAATAATCTGAATTTACGAA